The window TTGACGGAGAGTTTGCTCCTGAAGAAGGAATGTTGGTACAGCAATATCTGGCTGACGAATTTCCGTTTAAAATGAATCTAGACGATGAGCTGGAAACCATCGCATTGCTGAAGCCTGAAGAATGGAAAAATCATTTTGAATTTCACGGACGTTGTTTCCTTGAAGATTCTACGGAAAAAGAACGTTTAAATTTTATCAAGTTTGCTAAAACGCTGATTAAAGCTGATGATAAAGTTACAGACGAAGAACACACCTTCTACGTTCTATTGAAAAATCTTTGGAATTTGAAGTAAAACCACCAAAAACGAAAGTATAACCATGAAAAAAATTTGCTTATCCCTATTAGTAATAAGTATGAGTACAGCTCCATTTCAATCTCAGATATTTCCTGATCTAAAAGCACCCATTGCTGACAAAAAACAGCATTTAAGAAACATTCATGGTGATAAGGTGAATGACCCTTATTACTGGATGATTGATTTTTTCAAAAAAGGAAGAGATTCTACGCAGGTTGTAGACTATTTAACTGCTGAAAACTCTTACTGGGAAAGCATGATGAAAGATACAGAACCTTTCAGAGAAAAGCTTTTTCAGGAAATGAAAGCCAGAATTAAGGAAAAGGATGAATCTGTACCCGTTTTCAGAAAAGGTTATTACTATTACACCCGAACTGAAACCGGAAAACAATACTTCAAATATTGCAGAAAAAAAGATCATCTCAGTGCTCCGGAAGAAATCCTTTTGGATGTTGATCAACTTGCAGAAGGCCATGCGTATTATTCGGCATCGGGTTTCAGCATCAGTCCGGATAATTCTAAAATGATCTACGGAGTTGATGATGTTTCAAGAAGGCAATATAAATTATTTTTAAAAGACCTTGATACCGGAAAAACAACTGATTTAGGAATTAAAAATACAACAGGATCTGCAACGTGGGCAAATGATAATAAAACCATTTTCTACACCGGAAAAAATCCTGAAACACTTTTAACAGAGAAAATTTTCAGACATTCTTTGGGAACTGACCCTTCAAAAGATGTTTTGGTGTATGAAGAAAAAGACAAAACCAATTATATTGGCGTAGGAAAATCGAAGAACGAAAAAGTTATCATGATCGTCTCTTCGGCAACTAATTCTTCAGAAACAAGATACATCAATGCAAATGAGCCCAATGCAACTTTCAAGGTTTTCCAGCCAAGAATGAAAGATGTTTTGTATGACATTACTCCATTAGAAGATAAGTTTTTAATCACGACCAACAAAGACGCTCTTAATTTCAAAGTGATGGAAACTCCTTTGGACAAAACAGGTGTTGGCAATTGGAAAGATTTCATGCCACACAGAAAAGATGTTTTGATGGAAGGAATTAGTGAGTTTAAAAACTACCTGGTTTTCAGTGAAAGACAAAACGGGCTTTCGCAACTGGTTATTTTGGATAGAAGAACCAACAAAAGAGAACATTTAAAGTTTGATGAACCAACTTACACGGTTTATCCATCAGGAAATCCTGAATACAATACAGATTATTTCAGATTCGGATATACTTCGATGATTACTCCGAGTTCGCAATTTGAACAGAATTTACAAACTGGGAAAAGAACTCTATTAAAGCAGCAGGAAATTTTAGGCGGTTACAATAAAGCTAATTATGTTACCGAAAGACTTTTTGCCACGGCAAAAGACGGTACAAAAATCCCAATTTCCATTGTTTATAAAAAAGGATTAAAAAAAGACGGTAAAAATCCACTTCTACTCTATGCTTATGGTTCTTACGGAAGCTCGATGGATGCGACATTCAGCAGTACAAGACTGAGTCTTTTAGACCGAGGTTTTGCTTTTGCGATTGCGCACATTCGTGGTGGTCAAGAAATGGGAAGACAGTGGTATGAAGACGGAAAAATGATGAAAAAGAAAAATACATTTACCGATTTCATTAATGCTGGAGAATATTTAGTGAAAGAAAAATACACCTCACCAAAACATTTGTACGCTCAAGGAGGAAGTGCTGGTGGGCTTTTGATGGGTGCTATTGTGAATATGAAACCCGAATTATGGAATGGAGCGATTGCACAGGTTCCTTTCGTAGACGTTGTCAACACCATGTTGGATGAAAGTATTCCTTTGACAACGAATGAATACGATGAATGGGGAAATCCTAACAACAAAGCAGCCTACGATTATATGAAATCTTACTCTCCTTATGAAAATATTGAGAGAAAAAATTACCCGAATATCCTTGTTACAACAGGATTACACGATTCTCAGGTGCAATATTTTGAGCCAGCAAAATGGGTAGCCAAATTAAGAGATTTAAAAACGGATAAAAATGTTTTATTCCTAAAAACTGATATGAAATACGGTCATGGCGGTGCTTCCGGAAGATTTGATTATCTGAAAGACATTGCTTTGGAATATGCTTTCATGTTTAAATTGGAAGGAATTGATAAGTAATTTAACTCGCGCAGATTTAGCAAATTTTGCAGATTTTAATTTTAAATAAAAAACAAAAGAAATAAAAAGATAATATAGAAACTATGAGAAGAAAAATAGTTGCAGGAAACTGGAAAATGAACAAGAACGTCATTGATGCTCAACAATTAATGATTCAATTACTAAGCTACAAGAATAACAATACTACCAACTGTGAAGTTTGGATTGCACCGCCTTCTTTGTATCTAATGATGGCAAAAGATATCTTCGAAAAAGACGAGATCGGAGTTTTCTCTCAGGATATGAGCGAATATGAAAGCGGAGCTTACACAGGTGAACTTTCTGCAGATATGTTGGAATCTATCGATGCAACAGGTTCTTTAATCGGTCACTCTGAAAGAAGACAATATCACGGTGAGAACGACGAAAGCTGCAATAAAAAAGTAAAATTAGCTTTAGATAAAGGTTTAATTCCTGTTTACTGTAATGGTGAAACTTTAGAGCAAAGAAAAGCTGGACAGCATCTTGACGTTGTAAAAACACAAACTGAAACTGCACTTTTCACACTTTCTGCAGAGGAAATTAAAAAAGTGGTGATTGCTTACGAACCAGTTTGGGCAATCGGGACAGGCGAAACCGCTACTCCGGAACAAGCTCAGGAAATTCATGCTCACATCAGAGGAATTATCGCAGAAAAATACGGACAGGAAGTTGCTGACGAAATTTCTATTCTTTACGGTGGTTCTGTAAAGCCCGATAATGCGAAAGAAATTTTCTCTCAACCAGACATAGACGGTGGTCTTATCGGTGGAGCTGCATTGAAATTGGAAGATTTCTCAAAAATTATTGAAGGTTTTAACTAAAAAATAATTTAAAAATTACATCAAATAAATAATGAAAAAATTTATCTTACTCTATTTTGGAATTCTTTTATTTGATGTAATTTATTCTGATTTTTACAATTTTATTTTAACAGAAATAAAAATAGAATTTCTCAAATATCCTTTTATTATTATAAATTACCTGAGCTGTTTTCCGGCAATTTTTTTCAATAAATTATTACCATTTTACCTTCCTTTACCTACTTATCAGTTAGTTTTAATTCTTCTGGTAAACGTCTTTCTACAGACACTTCTTGTTTATACTCTGTTTTTCAAAAAGAAAAATAATCAAAAACTATCGACTGAGTGATTTTAATTAGTTAATTCACAAAATTACAAAGCTTTATTAATTAATATCTAAACATAATATTGATTAATAAGAATAAATATTAAAAACAAAGTCAATTTTTAAATAATATCTTTGCAAAAGTTTAAGGTTGAACCATTGCGTTCATTAATAGGGAATCAAGTGAAATGAAATAATTCTTGAGCTGTACCCGCAACTGTAAGCTATTCAACTTATTATTAAGTACGCCACTGAACTCAGGTTTGGGAAGGTTATAATAAGATGCAAGCCAGGAGACCTGCCTTAGATCAATTTCAACTTTCGGGAAAAGAAGTTTATGAAATAAAAATCTTTATAGATTTTTTCATGATTGTTTTTTCTTGTAGTGAAGTTTCGGGAGTAAAACTTTAATATAATT is drawn from Chryseobacterium muglaense and contains these coding sequences:
- a CDS encoding S9 family peptidase; translation: MKKICLSLLVISMSTAPFQSQIFPDLKAPIADKKQHLRNIHGDKVNDPYYWMIDFFKKGRDSTQVVDYLTAENSYWESMMKDTEPFREKLFQEMKARIKEKDESVPVFRKGYYYYTRTETGKQYFKYCRKKDHLSAPEEILLDVDQLAEGHAYYSASGFSISPDNSKMIYGVDDVSRRQYKLFLKDLDTGKTTDLGIKNTTGSATWANDNKTIFYTGKNPETLLTEKIFRHSLGTDPSKDVLVYEEKDKTNYIGVGKSKNEKVIMIVSSATNSSETRYINANEPNATFKVFQPRMKDVLYDITPLEDKFLITTNKDALNFKVMETPLDKTGVGNWKDFMPHRKDVLMEGISEFKNYLVFSERQNGLSQLVILDRRTNKREHLKFDEPTYTVYPSGNPEYNTDYFRFGYTSMITPSSQFEQNLQTGKRTLLKQQEILGGYNKANYVTERLFATAKDGTKIPISIVYKKGLKKDGKNPLLLYAYGSYGSSMDATFSSTRLSLLDRGFAFAIAHIRGGQEMGRQWYEDGKMMKKKNTFTDFINAGEYLVKEKYTSPKHLYAQGGSAGGLLMGAIVNMKPELWNGAIAQVPFVDVVNTMLDESIPLTTNEYDEWGNPNNKAAYDYMKSYSPYENIERKNYPNILVTTGLHDSQVQYFEPAKWVAKLRDLKTDKNVLFLKTDMKYGHGGASGRFDYLKDIALEYAFMFKLEGIDK
- the tpiA gene encoding triose-phosphate isomerase, producing the protein MRRKIVAGNWKMNKNVIDAQQLMIQLLSYKNNNTTNCEVWIAPPSLYLMMAKDIFEKDEIGVFSQDMSEYESGAYTGELSADMLESIDATGSLIGHSERRQYHGENDESCNKKVKLALDKGLIPVYCNGETLEQRKAGQHLDVVKTQTETALFTLSAEEIKKVVIAYEPVWAIGTGETATPEQAQEIHAHIRGIIAEKYGQEVADEISILYGGSVKPDNAKEIFSQPDIDGGLIGGAALKLEDFSKIIEGFN